A genomic region of Micropterus dolomieu isolate WLL.071019.BEF.003 ecotype Adirondacks linkage group LG11, ASM2129224v1, whole genome shotgun sequence contains the following coding sequences:
- the ahi1 gene encoding jouberin isoform X2, translated as MPAGQSEDRAKTRERFNEVFKRYTESEKKKVKKKNTETQETIVLQNLKKNLNLEKDTEEDETILQNTYHPEQGSPRYTKNKRRERETAEKVNINNSRNQEEIQASKDKRKSKRELPSLPAPEDTTSYIQKDEDASRSEITLEPDDVGDGKEPKRKSKKVKSKGAAEAKAESQVEDAEDKLLHDYQQQIAQEEERTLKKTHIKTEEESVVSQNVSQNNDVGKKKKKKLKSVITQLDVGHQDEDADQDADGENETESKGKKKKKKKKHVVKEESETEAEVPQQPTFDDSLVLGVYVHRTDRLKTDLLISHPMVKIHVVDEVTGQYVKKEHSHRPVSSFYEQDNVDHILPIMTQPFDFKKNKSVIPEWQEQIIFNERFGYFVQQNDESPRVILFFEILDFITMEEARANVDVNKHERGFRKIAWAFLKLVGTNGVLNIDSKLRLQLFCPPSRAKRQSKTIEVVEWWKKPPRHKYSSTLYVTVKGIKLPEHVDPSIRSMMALQEERGSTSYSELQNEVTKRSLTQPLGSKPPVLRWSRLPGQVCRIPNKPMLSFRGGQMGCFTVQFSHAGTILAAACADRDSFPVVVYEIPSGKVLAAFSGHLKIVYDLCWSRDDRSLLSASSDGTVREWNVERLLGTAHKVLPHPSFVYCAQYHPTAQNLVVTGGYDSLVRVWRLDVDDVNGQLLQEFEGHNSFINTVCFDSEGRRMFSADNTGLIIVWKTSVNDSKQRQSCHRWCTEKKIEESDLRGVPINMLQLHPNGRCLLIHAKDSVLRMMDLRILAVKKYTGATNYRERIYSTFTPCGNFIFSGSEDGMAYVWNTDTGDQVAVYSELCYPTALHCVSFHPHENMVAFCAFGQSQPVHVYLFDRKVSQLEAHNIKAVSTVSRSVSANTRTLRNTPDPTALQDTSTASAMDQFAQATRLALKMQCVKEQLKSVLEPHQRSSTSGYIYEQDKMGITHTGRSLTSDSGTRHLLKLC; from the exons ATGCCAGCAG GTCAGAGTGAAGACCGGGCAAAGACCCGGGAAAGATTTAATGAAGTGTTCAAGAGATACACTGAATCAGAGAAGAAAAaggtgaagaagaaaaacactgaaacacaggagACTATTGTG CTTCAGAACCTAAAAAAGAATCTCAACCTTGAGAAGGATACAGAAGAAGATGAGACCATCCTTCAGAACACATATCACCCCGAACAGGGCAGCCCTCGCTACACCAAGAATAAACgaagagagagggaaacagctGAAAAGGTTAATATCAACAACAGTAGAAACCAAGAGGAGATTCAAGCTTCAAAAGACAAGAGGAAAAGTAAGAGGGagcttccctccctccctgcacCTGAAGACACCACAAGTTACATCCAGAAGGATGAGGATGCTTCCAGGTCTGAAATCACGTTGGAGCCAGATGATGTAGGCGATGGAAAGGAACCAAAGCGAAAAAGTAAGAAGGTGAAAAGCAAAGGAGCTGCAGAGGCCAAGGCAGAGAGTCAGGTGGAAGATGCAGAAGACAAGCTGCTGCATGACTACCAGCAGCAGATTGCtcaggaagaggagaggactTTAAAAAAGACCCACATCAAGACTGAGGAAGAGAGTGTTGTCTCCCAAAATGTTTCGCAAAATAATGATgttggaaagaagaaaaagaaaaagctgaaaTCTGTAATCACACAGTTGGATGTAGG GCATCAAGATGAAGATGCTGACCAGGATGCTGATGGTGAAAATGAAACAGAATCCaagggaaagaagaagaaaaagaagaaaaaacatg TTGTCAAAGAAGAGAGTGAAACTGAGGCAGAAGTACCGCAGCAACCAACATTTGATGACAGCCTTGTGCTCGGAGTGTACGTCCACAGAACAGATCGCCTCAAGACCGACCTACTGATCTCACACCCCATGGTGAAGATCCATGTTGTAGATGAAGTCACTGGACAGTACGTGAAGAAAGAACACAG CCATCGGCCAGTCTCCTCATTTTATGAGCAAGATAACGTTGACCACATTCTCCCAATCATGACTCAACCTTTTGACTTCAAGAAGAACAAATCAGTCATCCCTGAGTGGCAGGAGCAGATCATCTTCAATGAACGCTTTGGTTACTTTGTTCAACAAAACGATGAAAGCCCCAGAGTCATACTCTTCTTTGAA ATCCTGGACTTCATCACCATGGAAGAAGCAAGAGCCAACGTTGATGTTAACAAGCATGAGCGAGGATTCAGAAAGATTGCATGGGCGTTCCTCAAG CTTGTTGGCACAAACGGTGTGCTGAATATCGACAGTAAACTTCGCCTGCAGCTCTTCTGCCCTCCATCTCGTGCAAAGAGGCAATCTAAAACAATTGAGGTGGTCGAGTGGTGGAAGAAGCCCCCCAGACACAAATATTCCTCCACCCTTTATGTTACGGTGAAAGGCATTAAACTCCCTGAGCAT GTTGACCCCAGTATTCGGTCCATGATGGCACTGCAGGAGGAGAGGGGTAGTACCTCCTACAGTGAACTGCAGAATGAGGTCACCAAGAGAAGCCTGACTCAGCCTCTAGGCAGCAAGCCACCAGTCTTGAGATGGAGCCGGCTGCCTGGACAG GTCTGTCGGATTCCTAACAAGCCCATGCTGTCATTCCGTGGTGGTCAGATGGGCTGCTTCACAGTGCAGTTCTCTCATGCTGGGACAATACTGGCCGCTGCTTGTGCTGACAGAGATTCTTTCCCTGTTGTAG tgtATGAGATTCCCTCTGGCAAGGTTTTGGCTGCCTTCAGTGGCCATCTCAAAATAGTCTATGATCTCTGCTGGTCCAGAGACGATCGGAGCCTTTTGTCTGCTTCCTCAGATGGAACTGTCAG AGAGTGGAACGTGGAGAGACTTCTTGGAACAGCCCATAAGGTGCTCCCTCATCCATCCTTTGTGTACTGTGCTCAGTACCACCCAACAGCCCAGAACCTGGTAGTGACGGGGGGATATGACTCTCTGGTACGAGTGTGGAGACTTGATGTCGATGATGTGAATGGCCAGCTGCTGCAGGAGTTTGAGGGTCACAACAGTTTCATCAACACAGTTTGTTTTGACTCTGAAG gAAGGAGAATGTTCTCTGCAGACAATACAGGCTTAATCATTGTCTGGAAAACTTCAGTGAATGACAGCAAGCAGCGTCAGTCATGTCACCGCTGGTGCACAGAAAAG AAAATTGAGGAGAGTGACCTCCGTGGTGTCCCCATCAACATGCTGCAGCTCCATCCAAATGGGCGGTGCCTGCTTATCCATGCCAAAGACAGTGTCCTGAGGATGATGGACTTGAGAAT CCTGGCTGTAAAAAAGTATACTGGAGCCACAAACTACAGAGAGAGGATCTATAGTACTTTCACACCATGTGGAAACTTCATTTTCTCTGGTAGCGAGGATGGGATGGCATATGTCTGGAATACAGACACAG GTGACCAGGTTGCAGTCTACTCTGAGCTTTGTTACCCCACTGCTCTCCATTGCGTGTCTTTCCACCCTCACGAAAACATGGTTGCTTTCTGTGCCTTCGGACAGAGCCAGCCTGTCCATGTGTACCTGTTTGATCGCAAAG TTTCCCAGCTGGAAGCGCACAACATAAAAGCAGTGTCAACTGTGAGCAGATCAGTTTCTGCAAACACCCGAACCTTGAGAAACACCCCTGACCCCACAGCATTACAGGACACATCTACTGCTTCAGCCATGGATCAGTTTGCCCAAGCAACAAGACTTGCACTGAAAATGCAGTGTGTTAAGGAGCAACTGAAATCCGTACTT GAACCACATCAGAGGTCTTCAACTTCTGGATACATTTATGAGCAAG ACAAAATGGGCATTACTCACACAGGGAGGAGCTTGACTTCAGATTCTGGCACA AGACATCTACTGAAGTTATGCTAA